A genomic window from bacterium includes:
- the arcC gene encoding carbamate kinase, with protein MRVVIALGGNALLRRGESLEVDIQRANVRRAARSIAEVARAHEIVVTHGNGPQVGLLALQGEAFPDVRPYPLDVLGAESEGMIGYLIEQELANELPTRDVVTLLTQVVVQRTDPAFRAPSTPVGPVYTEEASRRLASERGWSMARDGNRFRRVVPSPEPRRILELRAIRLLVEAGATVICAGGGGIPVAIDEAGAIRGVEAVIDKDLSAALLARALRADALLMLTDVRAVHRDWGTPQARPITRATPGELRQTAFAAGSMGPKVEGACRFVESTGGFAVIGALEDAATMLRQEAGTTVRLDR; from the coding sequence ATGCGGGTCGTCATCGCCTTAGGCGGCAATGCCCTCCTGCGCCGGGGCGAGTCGCTGGAAGTCGATATCCAGCGGGCCAACGTCCGGCGGGCGGCGCGTTCGATCGCGGAGGTGGCCCGCGCTCACGAGATCGTCGTGACGCACGGCAATGGTCCCCAGGTCGGGCTGCTCGCGCTGCAAGGCGAGGCGTTTCCAGACGTGCGCCCGTACCCGCTCGATGTCCTCGGCGCGGAAAGCGAAGGCATGATCGGGTACCTGATCGAGCAGGAACTGGCGAACGAGCTGCCGACCCGCGACGTCGTCACCCTCCTGACCCAGGTGGTTGTCCAGCGTACCGATCCGGCATTCCGGGCGCCGAGCACGCCGGTCGGGCCCGTCTACACGGAGGAAGCGTCGCGGCGGCTTGCCTCCGAGCGGGGCTGGTCGATGGCCCGTGACGGCAACCGGTTCCGCAGAGTTGTCCCGTCCCCCGAACCCCGGCGGATCCTGGAGTTGCGGGCGATCCGGCTGCTCGTGGAGGCCGGCGCGACGGTGATCTGCGCCGGCGGCGGCGGGATTCCGGTCGCGATCGACGAGGCGGGGGCGATTCGAGGCGTTGAGGCGGTGATCGACAAGGATTTGTCGGCGGCGCTCCTCGCCCGTGCGTTGCGGGCGGATGCGCTGCTGATGCTTACCGACGTGCGGGCGGTCCACCGCGACTGGGGCACGCCCCAGGCGCGGCCGATTACGAGGGCGACGCCCGGCGAACTCCGGCAGACGGCGTTTGCCGCGGGTTCGATGGGACCCAAGGTCGAGGGAGCCTGCCGGTTCGTCGAATCGACTGGAGGATTCGCCGTGATTGGTGCCCTGGAAGACGCCGCGACCATGCTGCGCCAGGAAGCCGGCACCACGGTTCGTCTCGATCGTTAG
- a CDS encoding VTT domain-containing protein, producing MTAWSSVTIDHVRGAVAGWGPWGPVASIIITVINTFLPFPTDAMIVANGAVFGFWEGLAVSLAGAMASACLAFGIARMVGREAAQRVIPPATLAWVDGAAAQAGWGAILLIQFLPLLPYSLLNFALGLTSVRWSTFLWVTLLSILPTDILLVVLGYSVAETRVVLHVVIAALIVLVMLMVWLRRRMARVLKVPAKFA from the coding sequence GTGACCGCGTGGTCGAGCGTCACCATCGACCACGTCCGCGGTGCCGTCGCCGGATGGGGGCCGTGGGGCCCCGTTGCGTCGATCATCATCACCGTCATCAACACATTTCTTCCGTTCCCAACCGACGCCATGATCGTGGCCAACGGCGCCGTCTTCGGGTTTTGGGAAGGCCTCGCGGTGTCGCTCGCGGGGGCGATGGCGAGCGCCTGCCTTGCCTTTGGGATCGCCCGTATGGTGGGCCGGGAAGCGGCACAGCGCGTGATCCCGCCGGCGACGCTTGCCTGGGTGGACGGTGCCGCAGCACAGGCTGGGTGGGGAGCCATCCTGTTGATTCAGTTCCTTCCGCTGCTGCCGTACAGCCTGCTGAATTTCGCGCTCGGGCTGACGTCCGTGCGATGGTCCACGTTCCTATGGGTGACGCTCCTGAGCATCCTCCCCACCGACATCCTCCTCGTCGTGCTGGGCTACAGCGTCGCCGAGACCCGCGTCGTCCTCCATGTGGTGATCGCCGCGCTGATTGTTCTCGTCATGCTCATGGTCTGGCTTCGCCGTCGGATGGCTCGGGTGCTTAAGGTACCGGCGAAGTTCGCTTGA